The uncultured Paludibaculum sp. sequence CGGACTCGGCTGGTACAGTGCCCTTGACCCGTCTTTCCGGGTCCAACTACCTAAACCTCCGTCCAGCCATCAACTTCGGTCTTCCGAACTCGTTCAGTGCCCAGTCCGCCGGACAGGGAATCACGAACGCTCCGCAGTACGGCTTTGACAGCCGCTGGCCGTTCGACGGCACAGACCAGCTACAAACCATCAGCAGCAACCTGACCTGGGTTAAGGGCCGCCATAACATCAAGATGGGCATCTACCTGGAACGGATGTCCCGCAACGTCAGCGTCTATTCCACCTACAACATCGCCGGCACCTACTACTTCGGTTCCGACACAGCCAGCCCGGTGGATACGAACTATCCATTCTCCAACCTGGCCACTGGCGCGTTCTTCGCCTATGGCGAGGACAGCGTCAAGCAGGTGAACCACTCGCGGTACACACAGGTAGACTGGTTCCTTCAGGACAGTTGGAGAGTCAGCTCCCGTCTGACCTTGGACCTCGGCATGCGCTTCCAGCGAATGGGCGCACTGCACACGGCCGGTCAGCGGCTAGGCCTGTTCGACACCTCCGTCTACAGCGCCGCCAAGGCCGGACAGCCGCTCTACCCGGCCATGGTGGATGGCAAAAAGGCTTCCATCAACCCCGCCACCGGCGCGACGTACCCTTACGTCCAGCAAGGCACGTTTGATCCCGCCAGTTACAGCACCTCTCCGTTCAGCGGAGTGAAGGACTATAAGGGCTCTTTCTGGAACACTCCGCCCATCACCCTCGGCCCCCGCGTGGGCTTCGCGTATGACGTCTTCGGCAACGGCAAGATGGCCATCCGCGGCGGCTTCGGCATCTTCTACGATCGCGCCTATACCGTCGATTTCATCGGCGCACAGGGCGTCGGCACGGGCCCGCTGGCCGCGCCGCCCGACTTCCTCGCCCCCATCCTGCTCAATAGTTCGTTCTCGGCGATGGCGGGCTCCCAGAGCCTCTTCACCCCGCAGAACATCCAGGGCGGGTCGCCCGATCACCTGCCGCCATCCACGTACAACTGGAGCTTCGGAATCCAACAGGACATCGGGATGGGTTTGATCCTGGACGTCGCCTACGTGGGCAACTCTTACCACCACGGCTATAGCTACAACTCGGAAGACCTGAATGCGGTCAAGCCGTTTACTACCTGGACACCCGAGGGTGGCGTCAACAAGGCCTTCGTCGATCCCACCAGTTCGAGCGGCGCGCTGTACAGCACCAACCTGATCCGGTCAATGACTGGCTTCAAAGGCGTCGGCCAGGTTCCGGTCTTCATGAACGTCGGCGCGTCCAACTACAACTCGCTGCAGGTGCAACTTAACCGCCGCATCGGCCGCAAGCTTACTTTCAGCACCAATTACACATGGTCGAAGACCCTCGTGTACTCACACCAGCAGTTCACCGACGATCAACTCACCAAGAACGTCCAGGCTGCCAGCCAGACCGGCACTAGTCCGACGGGAAATCGCGCACATGCCTTCAATGCCAACTTCGGGTTTGATGTCCCAACGTTGCTGAAGGACAATCGATTTGCCAAACAGGCACTGGGCGGCTGGCGCCTCATGGGAACGGCGCAGATCTATTCCGGTGTCGCCATGGCCCCAATCTGCGGCTACACCGCGAACCCGGTGGGCTGGCCGAACGGCACGCCCACGGGCGGTGTCCTGTTCCGGTGCCAGATGACCGATCCCACCATGAATGGTCTGTGGCTCCCCGACGGGGCCAAGCCCTCCGATGTGGGTTCCTCCTCGGACCCGAACCTGTGGTACCCGATGAACGTCAACAACTTCGTGCTGCCTAAGATTACGTCCAGCTTCTCCGGACGCGGCATCCAGGGCAACATGCCCCCCACCCTTACCTATGGTCCGGGCGTGGAGCTGTTCAATATCTCGTTGTCAAAGGATTTCCGATTCTCCGAGTCGAGGCGGCTGGAGTTCAAGATTGAGACGATCAACGCTCTCAATCACTTCAACCCGGCCAATCCAAACACGACCATCACCCGCAACTACAACACCGGCGCCAACACCAATTCGGCGTTCGGCACCATCCAGGGCACCCAGTACGGCAGCCGCCGCGCCATCGTGTCGCTGCGGTATGTCTTCTAGAGCCTAACCGTCTGACGTCCTCGAAAGCCCGCCGTTCCTAACCGGAGCGGCGGGCTTTCTCACGTTGGGGCGCCCTTACGGCCGGCGCCGTGACGAAACGATGAACCGGTCATTCACGAAATCGAGCACGACGTCATAGTCGCTGGGCCGAAAGCTCTTTTTCGCGAGCCAGGGAAACCGCGTACGATCGATGCGCAGCGTCAAATCCTCATAGGTCAACCGGATGAGGAACGAGGCATCAAAGCCGTCCGCCGGGTAGGGGTCGTTCACCACAAGCAGGCGCGCCCCCGGCGGGACCGCCGGCAGCACGCTCAACAGTTGATCGTGATACCGCCGGTTGGCGTTCTGGACGTCGTGAACCACCGCCAGCGGATCATGGAACTTCCGGACGTGCAGCGGCAGCAGGCAGCCCGCGACAAGCACCAGCGCCGTCACTCTTGCGGCTGGAACGCATCGCGGAAGCCGGCTGAACGTCCAGACAACCAGCGCGGCGCACCCATCGGCCAGCCAGATCGCCCAGAACACCGCAGGCACGTAGAACGCATATCCGGCGCGGACCGGAATGAACGCCAGGGGCAGAATGGCCACCGGGATCATGATCGCGGCCCAGATCATCGCGCGCCGCCGAGTGACGAAGCTCAACAGAATGAGCGCTGCTAACAGGTACGGCATGTTGCCGCGGGTTGCCGGCAGCAGCCCATAGCTCCACTGCGCCAGATAGGCCGCGTAGTTCTCCATGTAGAGACCCACCGAAAGATGCGGGTGATACGCGGCATGATTATTCATCACCCCGTGTCCAAAGAACTTCCCAGCAACGTATAGAACGGCAAGCAGGGAGACAGCCAATCCCGCACGCGCCGGGCCCCGAAGCCACGCCGTCTTCGAAACACCAGGCGGATGCCAAAGCAACTCGTAACACAACAGCGCCACCGGCAGGGAGAGCCCAACCTCTTTCGAGTTCACCGCCAGCAGAAAGAGGCAAAGCAGCACGGCGATCTGCCGGGTGCCGACATCCACACCATGGTTACGTATGTGCACATACCAGACGAGGGCCCCAAAGTAGAAGAAGAAGCAGAGCGCGTCGTAGATCATGCCAGTGTCGTAATAGACGGAGACAAAACTAGCGTTCAACCCCGTTATCAGCATCACCAGTACAGCCGCATCATCCATGCCGGAAAGCTTCCTCGCCAGCAGGTACAGCAGCCCCAGATTGGCGACCAGAAACGCAAAGGCAGCCACGCGGTAAGGCAACGGAGAAAAGCCCCAGATGGAGTAGATCGCCCGATAAAGGGCCTGGCCGGCCGGCCGCTCCAGAGAACCCCACACCTTGAAGTGCCCCAGCAGCAACTCGGGAGTACCGAGTGGCTCGAAATGGAAGTCGTCTTTCGCGTCGTTGAGCACAATCTTCGAAAGGGAGTTGTGCAGGTTCATCAGATCATCACAACTGAACCAGGAGCTGAGTCCGCCGGCGGTGCAATACACGAAACAACTGAGGAAGACGATCGCGGCTACCAGCAGCACAACCCTGGGTAGTCGAGGGCGCTCAACGGTGGAACTCATGCCAGTTCCCATGATAGCCAGCCGCTTGAGACTGTCCCACTTCGAGGTGCCGCAACCGGGGAGATCCCGCTACACTCGTGACAGCGGCCCGCTGGGGACATAAGGAAGGGCCGGAGGAAGGGTGAGGATGCAGGACTACGATGCAATCGTGATTGGATCCGGACCAGCCGGAGAGAAGGGCGCCGCGACCGCGGCCGCTCTGGGCAAGCGGGTCGCCATGATCGAGAAGAACACCGCGCTGGGCGGGGCTTCGGCCAATACCGGTACGTTGCCCAGCAAGACGCTGCGCGAGACCGCGCTGGCATTGACCGGCATGCGCGCCCGCAACCTCTACGGCGTTGATCTTTCTCTACGCCGCGAGGCCAACATCCGCGACGTCATGTATCACGAAACCCAGGTGAAGGCGCGCGAGCGAGCCCGTGTCCTCGACAACATCCGCCAGCGCGGCGTCGACCTCTATACAGGAGCAGCCCGCTTTCTCGACGCCAACCGCATCGACACCGGCCGGGTACAGCTCCGGGCCGAGAAGATCCTCATCGCCACTGGCTCGTCCCCTTACCGTCCGCCGGGGTTCGCCTTTGA is a genomic window containing:
- a CDS encoding carboxypeptidase regulatory-like domain-containing protein; its protein translation is MKLFRIAASLAILLLALLPMAYSQTVTGQISGRLVDAGNSVIVGAKIQLANDLTKQVREFTTDSSGTFIFTNVTPGNYSLRIAQPGFKTYEQRGINVAALEKVALPEITLQVGDVSTSVEVQAQAVHVATDSSDRRVSVTTTQIEDTVTRGRNYMALMSTLPGVQDLNQNDSRGWGTGSPTLMGGQNGQKMLTLDGAAAQDSGNRDFGYIAPSVDAIGEVQVLTANFNAEYGARSGGQMNILIKGGTNAFHGSGYFFLRNEAMNANEFFNNKTGVARPRYRYQNLGGTIGGPFIIPGTNFNKDHNKLFWFFSYDYLHTKNVTSPNRYTMPTALERAGDFSQTVTTTGVLIPIKDPLSGAQFPGNKIPGSRLDRTGLAMMNLFPLPNTTDPTGQRQYNAEFVNPYTQPRHDRILRVDYPISSKTTSYVRLLQDYTGNDGYGQILGALGDGWRQFPHGYDIPSAGAVAAIIHTFRPNLISETSWGINRGHQMNTPTDPELYKNSLLPLTDSAGTVPLTRLSGSNYLNLRPAINFGLPNSFSAQSAGQGITNAPQYGFDSRWPFDGTDQLQTISSNLTWVKGRHNIKMGIYLERMSRNVSVYSTYNIAGTYYFGSDTASPVDTNYPFSNLATGAFFAYGEDSVKQVNHSRYTQVDWFLQDSWRVSSRLTLDLGMRFQRMGALHTAGQRLGLFDTSVYSAAKAGQPLYPAMVDGKKASINPATGATYPYVQQGTFDPASYSTSPFSGVKDYKGSFWNTPPITLGPRVGFAYDVFGNGKMAIRGGFGIFYDRAYTVDFIGAQGVGTGPLAAPPDFLAPILLNSSFSAMAGSQSLFTPQNIQGGSPDHLPPSTYNWSFGIQQDIGMGLILDVAYVGNSYHHGYSYNSEDLNAVKPFTTWTPEGGVNKAFVDPTSSSGALYSTNLIRSMTGFKGVGQVPVFMNVGASNYNSLQVQLNRRIGRKLTFSTNYTWSKTLVYSHQQFTDDQLTKNVQAASQTGTSPTGNRAHAFNANFGFDVPTLLKDNRFAKQALGGWRLMGTAQIYSGVAMAPICGYTANPVGWPNGTPTGGVLFRCQMTDPTMNGLWLPDGAKPSDVGSSSDPNLWYPMNVNNFVLPKITSSFSGRGIQGNMPPTLTYGPGVELFNISLSKDFRFSESRRLEFKIETINALNHFNPANPNTTITRNYNTGANTNSAFGTIQGTQYGSRRAIVSLRYVF